CTGTAAGTGTTTCCCAGTAAGGCCCCGGCGGGTGTTCTGCTCAGGGCGGAAGAGGATAATGTAGCACTTGGGAATGAAGATACAGCCCAGCAGCCCTGCACTGGAAGCCAGGATAGCGAAGATCTCCACAGCCACCATGTATTTGCCCTTGGTGCTCAGGTACGCTGGGATGAAGGACACCCAAACACTGCAGAAcaccagcatgctgaaagtgatcaGCTGGGCCTCATTGAAACTGGCTGGTAACTTCCTAACCAGGAAAGCAACTATGAAACTTAATCCCGACAGGAACCCCATGTAACCAATCACAGTGTAGAATGCAGAGACAGAGCCTTCATTACATTGTAATATCATCTTCccagtgtaagtgtgagtgtcaTAGTCTGGGAATGGTGGGGAGGAGATCAGCCAGACCAGGCATATCCCAACCTGGAGCAGAGAGCAGAGAAGGACCAGGCAGAGGGACACTCTTGTTCCCACCCATTTCTTTATCTTGCTTCCCGGCTTTGTggcattaaaggcaatgacaacTGTGACAGTTTTAGCCAGGACACAAGAGACAGAAACTGTAAAGTTGATCCCAAATGTAACTTGTCTGAGCAGGCAGGTCACTTTCTGAGGGCGCCCAATGAACAAGAAGCAGCAGAGGAAGGACAGTGTgagggagaggaggagggagTAGCTCAGGGTTTGGTTATTGGCCTTGACCACAGGAGTTTTGTGATATTTCATGAAAATCAGAAAAACTAAAATGACAGTAAGAGAGGAGAGAACCGAGACTGCAGCCAGAGACTGTCCCAAGGGATCCTCATATGAAAGAAATTCTGTTATTTTCTGGATGCAAATAGTTCTCTTGTCATTGGGCCACTGATCTTCTGGGCATTGAATACACATTTCCATATCTGTGGGATATTGGAGAGGATTATTAAATGCTATGATGAGACAACAGGGAGTAAagtacatgtagggacccatagggttaagtgccctatggcttcatatccctttccttatctgtactgttatagggcagagccctctacactcaggttacagttcttaagctatccctaataggtttagccaggttaaCCAGTCCccttgcagactatatagtgtcttgcaaggaggggTGTCATCCTCTTTGGCTGCCGTTGTCTCAGGCATCAGACCCCTGAGCCTGGAGGCACACAGCCCCATAATCTACCatctaaagtcggggacagggcacCGTAAATGAGCATTAGCCAGCACAGCAAGAATCtttcatagcactctctaggagaagtgagcatagtcagcttagctagaaagggcagccattagccccatcaaaggagttgttaaagggtttagcctaccccggctctgtttgcctttctgAAGGGACCGGTTTAGACACAGGATTCAGGAAGGTACTTTGCCCCTGGACCATAGTCAGCTGGAAGTATTCCCTACAGTAAGGGTATTCATCTCAGGTAttcagctaatactctgcacctCTCCATATTGGGTTACACTGTTCCTAAGGGTCACAACAGTTACTCTCTACTGTGATCatctatacctgctgtgtctgtgagtataataccctgttgcactattctaccattgtcttggacaataaagtattatccagttattctgcaagagctcctggcgtcctattgctttaatctattgcacaacaccagtgtgagttgtagttctactacaccaTCTAGCCCCAGCCAtagctcccacttagcggaggcccactcctaagtattaaggtcgcatgtaacacatgctctacagcacactactagcctgggtttgccatatctaagccaagTGTTGCATACATATTCTTTTGACTTCTGTTAAAAAACAGTACAAATTGAATAAGATGTGATAATGGGGCAAACAATTACCTTCTCTTAAATTATCAGGATTATTCATCCACCAGGTCATCTATTCCATTGCCACATTTGCCATATGGGTCTCAGTGCTGTGAATGTTTGGGTCAGatgtatgtaacacttgtttggcttagatatggcaaacccaggctagtaatgtgctgtagagcatgtgttacatgcaaccttaatacttaggagtgggcctccgctaagtgggagatagataatggagctgagggtgttgttgaactacaactagctgaagtagtgtggtgcaatagatataaATGGACACCAGAGGACTCTTATGATAAACTATAATACAACTTTgttgtccaagacacagatggtatcagggtattatactcacagaaaCAGCAGATATAGATTGGGTCACAGTGATAAACAGCAGTTGTGACCTATAGGAACAGCACAGCCCAACATGGAGAAGTGCAGAGAAATAGCTGTGAGCCCAGGATGGCtgccctttactggaacagatcccctccagccaactgtggttcaggggtaagtactgcctgaatcctgtgtcttaactgtggtccctacagcaaggcatacagagcctgggttagactaaacccttaaagtctcctttgttggggctaatggctgccctttctagctagactgactatgctcacttctcttagagagtgctatgaaatagagctgactgtgctggcttgttctcattcacggggccctgtcccccacTTCAGAAATAGATGTTTCTCCTTACTGGGTCCttgtgcctccaggctcaatggactgatgcctgagacaacagcagccagagaggaagacactcctccctgcaagacactatatagtctccaAGGGGAgcggtcaacctggctaaacctattagggatagcttaagaactgtaacctgagtgtagagggctctgccctataacagtacagataagaaaGATAGGGATATGaaaccatagggcacttaaccctttGGGTCCCTACATGTAGAACAGCTGTAGCATCAACAATGAGCTACTGAACCTCTAACACTAGCAAGGGGACAATGTGAGACAGCTAGGGACAGGAGGCATGTAGGGTCCTTGTACCAGATTGCACTATCCACCTTCCTAATTACTGAATCCCCTAAAACTACAACCTTCTTTTTCTTCCTAACATACCTTCCCCCCCTGTACTAGAGAAGCTGccccagggggctctgagagtcagcctgctccatacctGCTCAAAGCCTTCCACCCCCGTATCTTCACTCTAAATGGTGAATCTGTTGCTTTGGACAAGCTGTGGAGCAACCACCCTGCCCTTCTCTCCCCTGCCCCCTTCTATCTGTAACAAACCTATCTGCTTCATTTTCCCAACTTTTCCAACCCCAACCCCACTTCTCTGGCCGCAGTCAGTACCTTCCCAGTGGGCAGTATATCTGTCCCCATGCTTTCAGCTCCCCTCAATAATGCTAAAGGCCACCTCAGATTCTGCAATTCAGCTtccaaaatgaaaaccaactgctgCCTCCCAAGTACAATTCCTACCTAGCACCTTTCACACAACCAGATGGATTTACTAGCAGGAGACAGTGAAGTAGGAGATCCTTGTGACCCCCAGTAAAGTGTACTAAGGAACTAAGAGAATAGCCAGTCTCTCTATAAAGAGAAAAGTCGAGggcaattatat
This sequence is a window from Xenopus tropicalis strain Nigerian chromosome 2, UCB_Xtro_10.0, whole genome shotgun sequence. Protein-coding genes within it:
- the LOC101734388 gene encoding vomeronasal type-2 receptor 26, producing the protein MGKEAMKQQHEGLGVHPDERKSLGVTIEKTSHGAPTEKARLERELNPWKLNHLLRNVHFPSSSSQEEIYINEEGEAPGQYDLTNLVMFPDQRDRLLNVIKVGSFSTVAPDQLIVSDSAILWHPHFTETPQSVCIDSCIPGYQKVSREVEFSCCYDCVPCAEGHISNTTDMEMCIQCPEDQWPNDKRTICIQKITEFLSYEDPLGQSLAAVSVLSSLTVILVFLIFMKYHKTPVVKANNQTLSYSLLLSLTLSFLCCFLFIGRPQKVTCLLRQVTFGINFTVSVSCVLAKTVTVVIAFNATKPGSKIKKWVGTRVSLCLVLLCSLLQVGICLVWLISSPPFPDYDTHTYTGKMILQCNEGSVSAFYTVIGYMGFLSGLSFIVAFLVRKLPASFNEAQLITFSMLVFCSVWVSFIPAYLSTKGKYMVAVEIFAILASSAGLLGCIFIPKCYIILFRPEQNTRRGLTGKHLQ